One window of Rasiella rasia genomic DNA carries:
- a CDS encoding BatA domain-containing protein, translating to MQFKHPELLYALFLLLIPIIIHLFQLRKFQKIAFTNVAFLKKVNIQTRKSSQLKKWLTLLLRLLALAFIILAFAQPFTASKTALNSKKETVVYLDNSFSMQAKGANGPLLQRAKQQLYDEATGDSKISWLTNTTQQKNTSIQDFKSAVLETPYVAKQLTPDEVILKANQLFSKDVGSDKRLLWISDFQSNGVPPNVPTNISVEAVQLQPQNFNNVSIDTAYIASQNASTIKLNVSVSAMGTTPASVAVSLFNGNALVAKSAVDFSAKKENTVTFDVDANTVFKGKLTIDDANLSYDNSLYFSINTPKKIKVLSISESNAAFLQRIFDNSEFEYVAQTANQQDYNAFSDQNFIVLNELESIPNSLVTAVADFVTKGGSILIIPSEEGRLQEYNTLLNRLQVGNFDGIAKQEKKITQIVFSHPLYKDVFERQVANFQYPKVNAYYPTSTNATAALKFEDGKPFIIQQGSVYVGTAAFNDGNSNFKSSPLIVPTLLNMAQQSLPITQLYYHTGVQNTYAVPVNLVQDEIVTLKDSVSNFVPLQQAKANKVLITTTDEPGIAGIFGIENNGTFLEDVSYNFPRSESNLTYLDVGDWQNVRNYDSIETLFDTLTEENSITSFWKWFVIFALLFLILEMLVLKFYKN from the coding sequence ATGCAGTTTAAACACCCAGAACTTCTTTACGCACTTTTTTTACTGCTCATCCCTATTATTATTCATCTTTTCCAACTTCGGAAATTTCAGAAAATTGCTTTTACGAACGTTGCTTTTCTGAAAAAGGTCAATATCCAGACAAGAAAAAGTTCACAACTAAAAAAGTGGCTTACTCTTTTACTACGCTTACTAGCACTAGCCTTTATTATTCTCGCTTTTGCGCAACCTTTTACTGCTTCAAAGACCGCCTTAAACAGTAAAAAAGAAACGGTAGTGTACTTAGACAATAGCTTTAGTATGCAAGCTAAAGGTGCAAATGGGCCTTTGCTACAACGGGCTAAACAACAATTATATGACGAGGCCACGGGAGATTCAAAAATTAGCTGGCTTACCAACACCACCCAACAAAAAAACACCAGCATTCAAGATTTTAAATCGGCTGTACTAGAAACTCCCTACGTAGCTAAACAGCTAACACCAGACGAGGTGATTTTAAAGGCTAATCAGTTATTTTCAAAGGATGTTGGAAGTGACAAACGATTGTTATGGATTTCAGACTTTCAATCGAATGGGGTCCCTCCTAACGTTCCTACTAATATTTCTGTTGAAGCCGTACAACTGCAGCCTCAAAACTTTAACAATGTTAGTATTGATACTGCATACATAGCATCGCAAAACGCTAGTACGATAAAATTGAACGTAAGTGTTTCGGCTATGGGCACCACACCTGCTTCGGTAGCAGTTTCGTTATTTAACGGTAACGCATTAGTGGCCAAATCGGCAGTAGATTTTTCAGCAAAAAAGGAAAACACCGTTACATTCGATGTAGACGCCAATACGGTTTTTAAAGGAAAGCTTACCATAGATGATGCCAATCTAAGTTATGATAACAGCTTATATTTCAGCATTAACACGCCTAAGAAAATAAAGGTTTTGTCTATTTCAGAAAGTAATGCAGCATTCTTACAGCGTATCTTTGACAACAGCGAGTTTGAATATGTGGCGCAAACTGCTAACCAACAGGATTACAATGCTTTTTCTGATCAGAATTTTATTGTACTTAACGAACTTGAATCAATTCCTAATTCACTTGTTACTGCGGTTGCCGATTTTGTTACCAAAGGAGGAAGTATCCTAATCATCCCTTCAGAAGAAGGTAGATTACAAGAGTACAACACGCTTTTAAATCGTTTACAAGTAGGAAATTTTGATGGCATTGCTAAGCAGGAAAAGAAAATTACGCAAATTGTGTTTTCTCACCCGCTTTACAAAGATGTTTTTGAACGCCAAGTGGCAAATTTCCAATATCCAAAGGTAAATGCTTACTACCCTACTAGCACCAATGCAACTGCGGCATTAAAGTTTGAAGACGGTAAACCTTTTATTATTCAACAAGGAAGTGTGTACGTAGGTACCGCAGCGTTTAATGATGGCAATAGTAATTTCAAGAGTTCTCCGCTTATTGTGCCTACCCTACTCAATATGGCACAACAGAGTCTCCCAATTACACAGTTGTATTACCATACGGGCGTACAAAACACCTATGCGGTTCCAGTAAATTTGGTGCAAGATGAAATTGTTACTCTAAAAGATAGTGTTTCAAATTTTGTTCCGTTGCAACAAGCAAAAGCCAATAAAGTACTAATTACAACAACCGACGAACCTGGAATCGCAGGAATTTTCGGCATAGAAAATAATGGCACCTTTCTGGAAGACGTGAGTTATAATTTCCCTAGATCAGAAAGTAATTTAACCTACTTAGACGTGGGCGATTGGCAAAATGTGCGTAATTATGATAGTATAGAAACCTTATTCGACACGCTTACTGAAGAAAATAGTATTACAAGTTTCTGGAAATGGTTTGTTATTTTTGCCTTACTATTCCTTATTCTTGAAATGTTAGTGCTGAAATTTTACAAAAATTAA
- a CDS encoding dihydroorotase, which produces MGAILLKDATIIDATSKHHGKKRDILVENGKVVKIAATIPTNDAKVVKKDNLHVSCGWFDSNVCFGEPGFEDRETISNGLKVAAASGFTHIALNANTEPVVDNKSGIQYVKGKAQGHAVSLHPVGALTQKSKGEHLAELYDMTTEGAVSFYDYQHPIENANLLKIALQYAQNFDALVQSFPMNPSIARTGLVHEEINSTKLGLKGIPSLSEELQITRDLYLLEYTGGKLHIPTISTKKSVALIKEAKKKGLDVSCSVSINNLCLTDDTLASFDTNYKLLPPLRTKEDVTALKKGLEQGVIDGVTSNHDPRIIEDKKTEFDHAAFGSIGLESCFGALLGVVDVETAVQALIGLKKRFGLPCNAISEGVNADLTLFSPSTTWKFETKHILSTSKNAAMLEQPMQGKVYGVFANKKLVLNE; this is translated from the coding sequence ATGGGTGCAATTTTACTAAAAGACGCGACTATAATAGATGCTACGAGTAAACATCATGGCAAGAAACGAGACATCTTAGTAGAGAATGGAAAGGTTGTTAAAATAGCAGCAACCATTCCTACAAATGACGCTAAGGTGGTAAAAAAAGATAACCTTCATGTTTCGTGCGGTTGGTTTGATAGTAATGTATGCTTTGGAGAACCCGGATTTGAAGACCGAGAAACTATTTCAAATGGCCTAAAAGTTGCCGCGGCGTCTGGGTTTACTCATATTGCACTTAATGCCAATACAGAACCCGTTGTAGACAATAAATCTGGTATTCAATATGTAAAAGGTAAAGCTCAGGGACACGCTGTCTCGTTACATCCGGTAGGCGCTTTAACGCAAAAAAGTAAAGGAGAACACTTAGCCGAGTTGTACGACATGACTACAGAAGGTGCCGTTAGTTTTTATGATTATCAACACCCCATAGAAAATGCGAATTTGCTAAAAATAGCGCTACAATATGCTCAAAATTTTGATGCATTGGTACAGTCATTTCCTATGAACCCTTCTATTGCTAGAACAGGTTTAGTGCATGAAGAGATTAACAGTACTAAATTAGGATTAAAAGGTATTCCCTCACTTTCTGAAGAATTACAAATTACACGTGATCTCTACCTACTAGAATACACTGGAGGTAAATTGCATATTCCAACCATCTCTACTAAGAAGTCTGTTGCCTTAATTAAGGAAGCTAAAAAGAAAGGCCTAGATGTTAGTTGTAGCGTATCTATAAATAATCTCTGCCTTACAGATGATACCCTAGCATCTTTTGACACCAACTACAAACTTTTACCTCCTCTACGAACTAAAGAAGACGTAACTGCGCTTAAAAAAGGTTTAGAACAAGGTGTTATAGACGGGGTTACGAGCAACCATGACCCGAGAATTATAGAAGACAAAAAAACAGAATTTGACCATGCCGCCTTTGGGAGTATCGGACTAGAAAGTTGCTTTGGAGCTTTGTTGGGTGTGGTGGATGTAGAAACCGCAGTACAAGCATTAATAGGCTTAAAGAAACGCTTTGGACTACCGTGTAATGCTATTTCAGAAGGAGTTAATGCAGACCTTACACTCTTCTCGCCAAGCACAACTTGGAAATTTGAAACTAAACACATTCTATCTACGTCAAAGAATGCCGCCATGTTAGAACAACCTATGCAAGGTAAGGTGTATGGTGTTTTTGCAAATAAAAAATTAGTTCTGAATGAATAG
- a CDS encoding DUF4870 domain-containing protein, with translation METNKTVEEGKTMAIIAYVTLIGLIIAFISNNSSRNEFTSYHIRQSLGIILLSIILSFVVSILVSIIYIPFLSNLVYVISLILMILGIMNAAQGEKKPVPVVGSFFADIFKNFG, from the coding sequence ATGGAAACCAACAAAACCGTAGAAGAAGGAAAAACTATGGCAATTATTGCCTATGTTACATTAATTGGGCTAATTATTGCTTTTATCTCTAACAACAGCTCTAGAAATGAATTTACCAGTTACCATATAAGGCAAAGTCTCGGTATTATTTTGTTATCAATAATTTTAAGCTTTGTAGTAAGCATTCTTGTAAGTATAATTTATATTCCATTTCTGTCTAACTTAGTATATGTTATTTCTTTGATACTGATGATTCTGGGTATTATGAATGCTGCGCAAGGAGAAAAAAAGCCAGTTCCCGTAGTAGGTTCTTTTTTTGCAGATATTTTTAAAAACTTCGGATAA
- a CDS encoding alpha/beta hydrolase, producing the protein MEKQVLSLDHNYKPAISNGTKPPAIIMLHGFGSDENDLFSFASELPETYAIFSLKAPIPMQPYGNAWYNIYFDDANGKFSDDEQAIASRELVVKCIDEIVEKYEIDSDNITLLGFSQGTILSFSIALSYPAKVKNVIGLSGYINEAILKEGFESNDFSKLNVYTSHGTVDQVIPVAWAQKTKPFLENLSIPCTYSEFPVGHGVAPQNFYEFKTWLASQQ; encoded by the coding sequence ATGGAAAAACAAGTTTTATCTCTAGATCACAATTATAAACCGGCAATTTCTAATGGAACTAAACCCCCGGCAATTATAATGCTGCATGGGTTTGGTAGCGATGAGAATGATTTATTTTCTTTTGCTTCAGAATTGCCTGAAACATATGCTATTTTTTCTTTGAAAGCCCCCATACCAATGCAACCTTATGGCAATGCTTGGTACAATATCTATTTTGATGATGCCAACGGAAAGTTTAGTGATGATGAGCAAGCTATCGCTTCACGAGAGTTGGTAGTGAAGTGTATTGATGAAATTGTTGAGAAATACGAAATAGACTCAGACAACATCACCTTGCTAGGGTTTAGCCAAGGCACTATTCTCAGTTTTTCAATTGCGTTAAGTTACCCAGCAAAGGTGAAAAATGTTATCGGGCTAAGCGGCTATATAAATGAAGCTATCTTAAAAGAAGGTTTTGAATCGAATGATTTTAGCAAACTCAATGTCTATACATCTCACGGTACAGTAGACCAAGTAATTCCTGTTGCTTGGGCACAAAAAACCAAGCCTTTTTTAGAAAATTTATCGATACCGTGTACCTATTCAGAATTTCCTGTGGGGCATGGCGTTGCACCGCAAAACTTTTATGAATTCAAAACATGGTTAGCATCACAACAGTAG
- a CDS encoding MBL fold metallo-hydrolase: MKSALTVTFLGTGTSQGIPVIGSKHPVCRSNDFKDKRLRVSVLLSWNNHTYIIDCGPDFRQQMLREQVEEIDGILLTHEHSDHTAGLDDIRPFSFQKGHVAFYAHARVFNSLHQRFAYIFETENKYPGAPTIQEIEVDKTTSFFLAEKEVVPVEAYHGALPILGFKIDGFTYLTDVKTMDDAEIEKIKNTEVLVLNCLRKESHHSHLNLDEALALIQRIQPKKTYFTHISHLFGFHAEIEKELPENVYLAYDGLKIEVIN, encoded by the coding sequence ATGAAATCAGCGCTTACCGTAACATTTTTAGGGACTGGGACCTCTCAAGGAATTCCTGTGATTGGAAGTAAACATCCCGTGTGCAGAAGTAACGATTTCAAAGATAAAAGATTGCGAGTTTCTGTATTACTTTCTTGGAACAACCATACTTACATCATTGATTGTGGTCCTGATTTTAGACAACAAATGCTACGAGAACAAGTTGAGGAAATTGACGGAATTTTACTTACACATGAACATAGTGACCATACGGCTGGCCTAGACGACATTAGACCGTTTTCTTTTCAGAAAGGACATGTTGCCTTTTATGCGCATGCACGTGTCTTCAATTCACTTCATCAGCGCTTTGCTTATATTTTTGAAACGGAGAATAAATATCCAGGAGCTCCTACAATTCAGGAAATAGAAGTGGATAAAACAACTTCTTTTTTTCTAGCTGAAAAGGAAGTAGTTCCGGTAGAAGCCTATCATGGTGCATTGCCAATACTTGGTTTTAAGATAGATGGGTTTACCTACCTAACGGATGTAAAAACAATGGATGATGCCGAAATTGAAAAAATAAAAAATACTGAGGTTCTAGTGCTTAATTGCCTGCGAAAAGAATCGCATCATTCACATTTAAACTTAGATGAAGCTTTGGCTTTAATTCAGCGAATACAGCCTAAAAAAACATATTTTACGCATATTAGTCACCTATTCGGGTTTCATGCTGAAATAGAAAAAGAATTACCAGAAAATGTTTACCTAGCATACGACGGACTGAAAATAGAAGTTATAAACTAA
- a CDS encoding TonB-dependent receptor: protein MPDMIKGDKEFENIPSIRSKALRINLNENIYGTFAEIGAGQETVRNFFRAGGASGTIAKTMSAYDKDFSDAIYGVEEDQRYVTESRLKKMLNHEMELIEERIVREKHPEKLFFAYANTVATIDFAKKYKGHGWLGIRYQTRPEEDYSEIILHIRFHENDAVAQQITLGILGVNLIYGAYYKFDQPRKLLRYLYDHIDKDKIEIDTINFSGPKFEKVDNRLMSLQLIKNGMTDAVMFGPDGNNILPARILYKKNILALRGSFRPVTKVNIDMYEKSYEMFLKENRVEKDRTEVIFEITLSNLRAEGEIDEEDFMDRARLLCSLGHTVMISNFQEYYKLVEYFSRYTKMRLGLAMGVNNLVDIFDEKYYRHLSGGILEAFGKLFFKDLKVYLYPMRDPETGEYTTSENLKVHPRMKELYKFFKYNGKVVDIEDFNDKILDIFSREVLSMIENNESGWEAMLPSGVGNIIKEKHLFSCNQGNKSAVTD, encoded by the coding sequence ATGCCAGATATGATTAAGGGGGATAAAGAATTTGAAAATATCCCTTCCATACGAAGTAAAGCGTTACGCATAAACCTGAATGAAAATATTTACGGCACATTTGCCGAAATTGGAGCGGGTCAAGAAACGGTTCGAAATTTCTTTAGAGCCGGTGGTGCATCAGGTACCATTGCAAAAACAATGTCTGCGTACGACAAAGATTTTAGTGACGCAATTTATGGGGTTGAAGAAGATCAGCGCTATGTAACCGAATCTAGGTTAAAAAAGATGCTGAATCATGAAATGGAGCTTATCGAAGAGCGAATTGTACGTGAAAAGCACCCAGAGAAACTCTTCTTCGCATATGCCAATACAGTTGCGACTATCGATTTTGCGAAGAAATATAAAGGGCATGGCTGGTTAGGTATTCGATACCAAACTAGACCCGAAGAAGATTATAGCGAAATTATATTGCACATACGATTCCATGAAAATGACGCAGTAGCACAACAAATCACATTAGGAATTTTAGGGGTTAATTTAATTTATGGCGCTTACTATAAATTTGACCAACCACGAAAACTACTTCGCTACCTCTACGATCATATCGATAAAGACAAAATTGAAATCGACACCATTAACTTTTCAGGACCTAAGTTTGAAAAAGTTGATAACAGGTTAATGAGCTTACAGCTGATTAAGAATGGCATGACAGACGCCGTTATGTTTGGACCAGACGGAAACAATATCTTGCCTGCTCGAATTTTATACAAAAAGAACATTTTAGCCTTACGCGGCAGCTTTAGACCCGTAACTAAAGTGAATATAGATATGTATGAGAAATCATATGAAATGTTCTTAAAGGAGAATCGAGTTGAAAAAGATCGCACCGAAGTAATTTTTGAAATTACCTTATCCAATCTACGTGCAGAAGGAGAAATAGACGAAGAAGACTTTATGGATAGAGCACGACTACTCTGCTCATTAGGTCATACCGTTATGATTTCTAATTTTCAAGAATATTACAAACTGGTTGAATACTTCTCAAGGTATACCAAAATGCGCTTAGGCTTAGCCATGGGCGTAAATAATTTGGTTGATATCTTTGATGAGAAATACTACCGTCATCTTAGTGGTGGTATTCTCGAAGCCTTCGGAAAGCTCTTTTTTAAAGACCTTAAAGTGTATTTATACCCAATGCGCGATCCAGAAACTGGAGAGTATACTACGAGCGAGAACCTCAAGGTACATCCACGTATGAAAGAATTATATAAATTCTTTAAATACAATGGTAAGGTGGTTGACATCGAAGATTTTAATGATAAAATTTTAGATATCTTTTCTAGAGAAGTACTTTCTATGATTGAAAATAATGAAAGTGGTTGGGAAGCTATGTTACCATCTGGTGTAGGCAATATTATTAAAGAGAAGCACTTGTTTAGTTGCAATCAAGGCAATAAATCTGCAGTGACTGACTAG
- the bcp gene encoding thioredoxin-dependent thiol peroxidase translates to MKTLQVGDSVPNFTVNDEAGNPISLSDYKGKKLVVFFYPKASTPGCTAEACNLRDNYKVLQDNGYHLLGVSADSEKRQTNFKNKYDFPFPLLADENKEVINAFGVWGLKKFMGREYDGIHRKTFIVDENGVVARVIDKVKTKDHAAQILEA, encoded by the coding sequence ATGAAAACATTACAAGTGGGCGATTCGGTCCCTAATTTCACAGTAAACGACGAAGCAGGTAATCCGATTTCACTTTCAGACTATAAGGGGAAAAAGTTGGTTGTCTTTTTCTATCCAAAAGCAAGTACCCCAGGCTGCACAGCAGAGGCGTGTAACCTTCGAGATAATTATAAGGTGTTGCAGGACAATGGCTACCATCTATTAGGTGTTAGTGCAGATAGTGAAAAGAGACAGACCAATTTTAAGAATAAATACGATTTTCCATTTCCATTGCTGGCAGATGAAAACAAAGAGGTGATTAATGCTTTTGGCGTCTGGGGATTAAAAAAGTTCATGGGAAGAGAATACGATGGTATTCATAGAAAAACTTTTATTGTAGATGAAAATGGAGTTGTAGCGCGCGTAATAGATAAAGTAAAAACAAAAGATCACGCGGCACAGATTCTTGAAGCTTAA
- a CDS encoding endonuclease III domain-containing protein produces MTKQEKVDFVISTLKNIYPEIPIPLDHKDPYTLLIAVLLSAQSTDVRVNKITPLLFEVADNPYDMVKLSVEEIREIIKPVGLSPMKSKGIHGLSKILIEKYDGKVPENIAALEELPAVGHKTASVVVSQAFGIPAFPVDTHIHRLMYRWGFSNGKNVVQTEKDAKRLFPEAIWNELHLQIIWYGRQYSQARGWDLEKDIITKTIGRKSVINDYYKKKEKRQKKA; encoded by the coding sequence ATGACCAAACAAGAAAAGGTAGATTTTGTTATTAGTACGTTAAAAAACATTTATCCTGAAATACCAATTCCATTAGATCATAAAGATCCGTACACCTTACTTATAGCCGTGTTACTTTCTGCTCAGAGTACCGATGTACGCGTGAATAAAATTACACCGCTATTATTTGAAGTTGCAGATAACCCCTATGATATGGTGAAACTTTCCGTAGAAGAAATTCGAGAGATTATTAAACCCGTAGGACTCTCTCCGATGAAATCTAAAGGTATTCACGGACTCTCAAAAATTCTTATTGAAAAATATGATGGCAAAGTTCCAGAAAATATTGCAGCCCTAGAAGAACTTCCCGCTGTGGGCCATAAAACAGCTAGCGTGGTAGTCTCGCAAGCCTTTGGTATTCCGGCTTTTCCAGTAGACACACATATTCATAGACTTATGTATCGTTGGGGGTTTAGTAATGGTAAAAATGTAGTTCAGACCGAAAAAGACGCAAAAAGATTATTTCCCGAGGCCATCTGGAACGAATTACATCTCCAAATTATTTGGTATGGAAGACAATATTCTCAAGCACGTGGTTGGGATTTAGAAAAAGACATTATCACTAAAACTATTGGTAGGAAAAGCGTGATAAACGACTATTACAAAAAGAAAGAAAAACGACAAAAAAAGGCATAA
- a CDS encoding RNA polymerase sigma factor has protein sequence MRKSIATDATLVSAYMQGNESALSDLVTRHKQRIYSFIYSKVFDRDVAEDIFQDTFIKVIRTLKRGAYNEEGKFLPWVMRIAHNLVIDYFRKNNRMPKFENNDDFNIFSVLSDGNLNAEKTIIKEQVESDVRRLIEELPADQKEVLMMRMYKDMSFKEISEQTGVSINTALGRMRYALINLRKVIDKHNIILTN, from the coding sequence ATGAGAAAAAGCATAGCTACAGATGCCACTTTGGTTAGTGCGTACATGCAAGGCAATGAATCTGCACTTAGCGATTTAGTTACTCGCCACAAACAAAGAATTTACAGTTTCATTTACTCGAAGGTTTTCGATCGTGACGTTGCTGAAGATATTTTTCAAGACACTTTTATTAAAGTAATAAGAACCTTAAAAAGAGGAGCTTATAACGAGGAAGGTAAGTTTTTACCGTGGGTAATGCGAATTGCGCATAACTTGGTGATAGACTATTTCAGAAAGAATAATAGAATGCCGAAATTTGAAAATAATGACGATTTCAATATTTTTTCGGTATTATCTGACGGAAATTTGAATGCTGAGAAAACTATCATTAAAGAGCAAGTTGAAAGCGATGTTCGACGACTTATAGAAGAGTTGCCAGCAGATCAGAAAGAGGTGCTCATGATGCGTATGTACAAGGATATGAGCTTTAAAGAAATTAGCGAACAAACGGGTGTAAGTATAAATACTGCACTAGGTAGAATGCGCTATGCACTTATCAATTTGCGTAAAGTAATTGATAAACATAACATTATATTGACAAATTAG